GTGCATTGTTCACAAGCCCCGGGGTGCAGGTGCCCTCCTGACTCTGAGAACTGCCAGTCCCAGCAGGGTCTCACCCCAGCTGTGCATTTGCGGATGCCGGGCCATCTACCCCACTCACAGCGGAACACGGGAGGGTCTCTAGGTCCCAGGCAAGACTAAAACTGGACTAGATGCCTCCATGGCCCTTCCCCACTGTAAAACTGTTTCATGCCAGTTCATGTGCACTGGAGAGCCACAGCGAGCACGCGAGCAGACACAGTGGGTGGTCGGCAAAGCAGATGTAACATTTCAGGAGCTGAGGACAAAGGCCAGACCTGTCCTGGGTGAAGTTAATTCTTCACCATCCTCGGCCACAGCCCCAAAGCGACCACAGACAAATGAGTGACCATAGTTctaattgacattttttttaagacgCTAAAAATGGAATTTTGTGTTATTGCCACATGCCACAGAGTATCATTCTTCCTTTGGTTTGTTCTAACCGtttaaagatgtaaaaaccaTTTACTGCCTGGCTAAGACCAGGCACAGTGGATTCGGCCTTCGGGCTGCAGTCTGCTGACCCATGAGGTCGAATTCATGTTGGTTCCTCCCAGAGGTCCTCGCTGGGACCACCTCTCACCTGCACTGTTTTCCACCCTGCCCTAGTCCCCTACGGACGCCACTGAGGACCCTGGACCTGGCCAACTGCTCCCTGAACCACGCAGACATGGCCTTCTTGGCAGACTGCTCCCACACCACACACCTGGAGGTGCTGGACCTCAGTGGACACAGCCTGTTCCGCCTGTTCCCTTCTACCTTCTTCAGGCTGCTGAGCCGGGCTGCCCAGACGCTGAGGGTCCTCACCATGGAGGAGTGCGGCATCGAAGACCGCCACGTGGACATGCTGGTCTTGGCCCTGAGCCCCTGCCACGAGCTCTGTGAGCTCCGCTTCCTGGGGAACCCGCTGTCTGCCCGGGCCCTGAGGCGCCTCTTCGTGGCTCTCTGCGAGCTGCCCAAGCTGCGGTGTGTTGAGTTCCCAGTGCCCAAGGACTGCTACCCTGAGGGCACCGCCTACCCCCAGGACGAGCTGGCCATGTCCAGATTCGACCAGCAGAAGTATGAGGTCATTGCCGAAGATCTCCGTGCAGTGCTGCTTCGGGCCGGCCGGTGCGACGTCCAAGTCTGCACACCCCTCTTTGGAAGTTTCGACCCAGATATCCAAGAAACAAGCAATGAACTTGGAGCTTTCTTGCTGCGAGCTTTCAAAGCTGCTCTAGAAAACTTTTCCAGAGCACTGGAGCAAATGGAGTAGGCCCTCGAGCAGAGCAAGGCGGTCCTTGCCGCTCAGCTGTGCGGCAGCTGGACTTCGGAGTCGGCAGGCTTGGGCATCCGCTCCCCCGGCCACCACCAGTTACAGCATCTCTTAGTGAAACTCGCACGTGGCAGGAGTTAAGCACCACACGAGAGGAAGCCCTGGCTCCAGGACAGGTGACTTGAGGCCACGTCAGCGGCAAACAGTGGAACGGTATGGGCTGGACGCGAGCAAGAAGGGGGAGCCCGGACGTCCGGCGGGGGCGGAGAGAACGTGAGAACCGTCACAGAACTCAGTACTCAGTACTCAGTACTGCCCGTGCCACGTGTGGCCTGTGTGCAGTGCTGACATATTTACAAACTCCACCCCAGCATGGAACATGGGATTGGTTGTTAATGGCTTGAGCCCGAGGACACAGAACGGCTTCCTGGAGGGCCTCTGTCCCTGCCGGTGATAACCCCATCGCTGCCCCTGTTTCCTACCTCCCTTTGGACCCTGACCCCAGAGGAGCCTCCGCTCGGGCCAAGGTGAGCTCCTCTGTGAGGTTGAGTCCTGGCACGTAAGTGCTTCATCACAGCACTTGGACTTGGTTTCTACCAAGATCTGATTCCTGCAAAGGGCCAAGTGTTAGGGCGATTAGATACTAATAAAACAGTAGTGTGCCTTCTTCAGACGTGGCTCAGAATTATTTAAGTATCCAAGAGTATGAAAGAGAAGCATTTTTTCAAGATAGAGGTGAGGGCTTGATGGGCCCAACCTCTCACTCTAGAACCCCAAGGTCTTAATGGGGGTTTGAATCACTATGTGAGCAGGCTCCACCCTCTGTGCAATTACGGGGGACCCCCTCCCCAGGTAAGTCCCCATCCAGGTAACCCCATATTCCCCCCCAGGTATGTCTACACCCTACATGCTCCCTCCCCCCCTGGTAAGTCCCCATCAAAGTAACCCCATGCTGCCCCTGACAGGTACGTCCCATGCTTTTCTCCCCACAACCAAGTAGGGCTGCCTAAGGGGTAGGCCCCCAGAGTGACAGCTGTCTCAGGAGTCTACTTGCTGGGAAAGGCAATAATGTTCCTCCTGGGTCTTTCAGGAAAGGAGGACACCCGAACAgtgggcaggagggaagaggTGACTTCGATCTCTCCGTGCCCCTTAGACCTGCTTTGTGGGCCACTACTCTTACTCTCTGCTCACCCTCTGCTGTCCTGCTGGCCGTCTCTGAGCCCTATTTCAGGCGCATGGAGTTTGCTATTACAAGGAGCTCTGAAAAGAAAGCAGAGCGGGCACAGGGCAAAGTTTTGCGATGATTTGAATCTATCTCTAAAGAGCTGAGTAATTTCAACTGTTTCTGTCTGTGGCCAGCAGGGTAGGACCCCAGCATGTATGTGGCTGAGCCAGGCGGCCGTGGTGGAGAAGGCCCAAGAATGCTGCAGTGactggggcaggaggtgggcatgCAGGTGTCTGCTGGTGGGGAATGTTCCTGAcagcccctgcccctggggcGCCTGAGGAATAACCCACCTGTAAAAGCCAAGATGCTTGGGAGGCACATTTGGAGCAGTTCTGAAGCATGtggagccacccaagcacccatgCCACCCTGGTACCCATCATTTGCTTGTCCCTGTGGACCCGCTGGGCCCCAACCCTGAGCCCGAGGACACAGAACGGCTTCCTGGAGGGCCTCTGTTTCCAGCCATGGTGGGTTGTCACTGCACCGGCACAGCCTGGGATTCAGAGGCTCTGACAACGTCCATGTGACGTCAGTCCCAGGCATCTGCCGGGACCAGGCTCATCCCCGTGCTTTTCATGCTGCGAAGGCCTGGTTCCAACGAAAGGCAAACTGTAAGGACAAGAACGCCACCAcctggcagagagaggggcagagggctgaCTGTCCAGAGGATGGGACCGTACCACAAGGCGGCTGTGCCAAGGCTCCACCGGGTGAAGCGTAAAGGCCTATCAGTGCCCAAATCCACCTGGTCCTCCCAGGGGTCAGACAGCTGAATTGAATGGGGACAGGGTGAAGGCCATGATGGATGCTGGGAAACCACCTTCCAGGACTGACCAAGTCCTTTGTGGTGGATTCATCATggcacttcctccaggaagcctgccctgcTTCCCGTTGCCCATCCTGGCAAAGAGGGAGTACAGATTCAGGGGTCTCCCACTCTGCTTCTGTTCCAGATGGGTCTTTCCAGTTCTACGCCCCAGACTAGGAGAGACCCACAGACTCGGGGGACGCTCTGTGTGGGGGACATGAGCCTGTGGCTCTTACCACCACTGgtgctctccttctccttctcatttTGTGGCTTGAGCAACCCCCTGATGAGCTGTCCCCCGCTAGACCGCGGGATCCCATCCTGTCGCTGGCCACTGCGGCAGCTCCCCATGGGTGGAAGTGCCGTAGCTTTCACCTGGGGCTTGATGCCCACTGCAGTGACTCTGCCCACCGGCCGCTGCCAGTCCCGAACCCCATCAACTCCCCTATGACAGTCAGCCCTGGCTATGGGCCGAGCCCCTTTCAAGCATCTCAGGGGGTGCCGCAGCGTCTGTCCTCATGTGACAAACCCTTTCAACACCCCCGTCCACCCCTTCGTGAGCTTCTGTGGCTCCCACCCGGCGCAGGCCACCCACAAGAAGCCAGCGTCCATGCCAGGACGTGATACTCAGGGACACACGTGAGTGCACACAGCGGGCGCTCCGCCTCGCCCTTAGACCCACCCAGCACAGCGCGTGCAGCAGGGGGCTGGGGCGCTGGGGCAGGATGTGGGAGGGGCTCAGAACTCAATGCTTCCCCACAGTCCGTCTGCACCCTGACAAGACCCTGACTTGTTAGAGGGTCTGCAGGAGACGGATTTCCTTCAGGGCTGCCACAGAGGCAGCCAATAGTTGGCTCATGaagcctcattttcttttttcaagatttcctgTGAGGTTAACAAAAGCACACACCTGATTTCCCTGCACCCTCTCCATTCAAATGCCACAGCAGCGTATAACCCAGGGGTTCCCAAACTGCCACACGTGGGAATCGAACAGGTAAGATGCAAACTCAGAAAACCCAGGAGGAGAAAGATTAAAGCAGATATGCAGATATGAGGCAGAGACCACTGCTCTGAGGTTCCTGACCGTCGTTGGCCATTTCTGGTTCCCCTCTAAGGACCCGGCCTGCAATCTCCCTTCCTGCCCTAAGGTTCCATGACATGTCCTTGAATAAACTCCCCTCAAAATGTTCTCAGGAAGCTTGAATCGCTCTCTGTTGCTTGCAGCCAGAGCCCTAATGCAGAGAGAAACGGAGAAGCGGTTTCTGTCAGTGGTGGAAGAGGGCAGCAGCTTGCTCACACGGGGCAGGGCAGGTCCAACAAGCATGGCTCGggctgcccccaggaggcccaggggCATCCCTCTGGCCTCCACAGTCCACACGCTCTCTGCAGGGCTCAGCATGCCCTCTGTGCTGGGTGGGGTTCCCTATGCTCTGTCACAAGACACCGAGTGACTACAGGAGCCTTCACCAGTCCCGTGTATTTCCCGCAGATTGGCTTTCACAAAGTGAGACTGAGACGTAGAAGTAATGACGGAgacttttcctccctctccttacAGAGATGATCTTGGTAAACTGTTCAGCAATCAGAGTTTTGAACAATCCCACACAGAGATACTCTGTTACATAGTTTAATCAGACATAacttcccttttcattttttttaagattttatttattcgacagagagagagggcccaagcaaggggagcagcaggcagagggagagggagaagcaggctccccgctgagcagggactcaatcccagaaccctgagatcatgacctgagccgaaggcagacgcttaatcgactgagccactcaggcgcccatAATTTCCCCTTTCAAAACCATGCAGGTTCTTTGGTGAAGTCTCTTCCCTGCCATATGTCGCATCATCAGTGCGATATTTGTGGGATGACTTTGTCGTCATGAAATCAAACCCTTCATCTGTCAGTCCATATATGCattatagacacacacacaagaaatacATATGAGAGCTCTGTATCTGTCTCTGTGAACTCTCACCGGGGAGAAAAGCATATCTAACAAATAAATTGCACGGGATTAATTTACAGAATTGCCACCtgcttcttgttttatttttggaacATTCGGGTCAATCCCTGAACTTTATTCCAAAGTAAAACACCCTGAAATAGGTACTTTCACAGTAAGCACAATTAGAAAGCAGAGgttgaaccccccccccaaagcccttcCTGCATAAGTCACCCTAACTCCACCCAGTGTCCCCAAACCAATTAAAATCACAGGCCATGAAATGCCCCTTCCCCTTGACTACGGCACGGACAGGCTCCCTCCAGAGACAGGCCTTGCCTCAGCCCTGGCCCCTTTTATCCTGGAGCGTCCTCCTTGCCTAGCTGGCTCAAGGTTTCAGTTACTGAGACCTTCTGGAAAGCAGCCTGGACAAATGATGTTTGACTCCCAAGCCCCCACAAATCCTGCACACATATCAACCAGCTCCTGGCTCCTActctttttctcaattttagACCCTTTCAGTTCAGTCATGTTCCAGCGTAGTGTCACTTAGTCCAGACCTCCTTTGAGGTGAAGTCATCACATTTCCAACCTAACAAAATCAGTTAAAAAGATGGATGGCATCAAATTAACAATTAAACCTGCCAGTAGAAGGCAGCTGTGCTGTGAAATACGAACGCGGCCCATCGTAATTTTCTGCAGGAAGTTTCTGATTTTGCAGTATCAACGCGGTGTCTGAACTAATTTGAGTGATCTGAACATAGTTAGCAAGCTAGTGAAGGCTAGGCTCACAGCACGCTAGACATCAGAAAACAGAATGAGGATGAACAATTCACCGTGAAATTTACCTACTGAATGGCTGGCtgaattttcctcattttttttttttttaagatttacttattcattttttagagagagagacacagagagagaaagggggggggaagcagagggggagggagagagaatccctgacacagggctcaattccacaaccgagatcatgacccgagcggaaacCAAATTGGCCACTTAACtccctgcgccacccaggcgccccctgaacttccctccttttaaaaacaaaaccaagaggaAAGCATTAGGTGGCTTATCCAAGGGTACCTGGAGAGTCAGTGGAATAACAGAAACGGAATGGACACCACTCTAGGTGGTACAGATAACCAGAGAAACTTTGCAGTTCAGATTTACCCGAGTAGGTTATTTTTGTTTGGGTCAACAGGTGACAGTAGAGCAGAAAGGTGACATGAGCCGCCACTGGAGAAGAAAAGCATGACACTGTCTTGTGCAGAGCACAGCAGCTAAGAGCAGAGCCTGGGGCGAGGACCCCAGCCCCACGGGGACCTTACAGCAGCTCTGAGCCACTCCCTCGTCCCTGAAATTGCTCCGAAGATTGAAAACCACATGTGAGTGTAAACCATGCGGATCCACTGCACCGTAAGGCCTCAGCTATTTGGTCCCCGGGCCAAACCCAGCTCTAATGACATTCCCCTACAATTAGATGTGAAGTTTGCTGTCAGCTTAGTACTTCTGAGTTTGTCTCCCTGCCACAGACAGGAGGCCGGTCAGCTGGAAACAGGGTTCTGAAGCGGACAGACCTCAAAGCAGCTGTCGCGGGCCCCTTGCTACCGAGCAACTCCATCAAGTTACCCGCAGCGCTGCAGACGCGCTGCCCAGCCGGCCTCTCCTGACCGCAGTTCCAGCGGCCTCACCAGCACAAGGAGGCTGTGGGCCTTACGAAAGCCTGCTGCAAGGCTGGGCCCTGGACGGCACAGGGAAGCTGGATTCGGGGAGGATCGCCCTGCCACTGACCAGTAAGGGCAGCCCACCATGTCTAAATTCTGTGCGGTTTGAGGGGTTACCGGCTTTCCTTCTGAGAGTCTGCAACCTTGGTGTGTGCCAGGCAGAGGATACGCACATGACCAGCCATCATCAGCCCTGGGCTGTCTCTGGGAGTCCCAGGTTGGGGATAGTTCACACcccttgctggggggggggggcggggggcgggagggagcaTTCCCATGACTCCCCTAGGAGAGGACCCCcttgctggtggtggtggggggtgaaGGTCGGGAGGGAGCACTCCCATGGCTCCCCTGGGAGCTGCACAGGCTCCTCACTTGGCCCCAcgtgcctttccctctgctgattttaaaaagattttacttatttgagagagagagagagagagcaagtgagcatgagcgtggggaggggcagaggcagaggaacaaggagactctctgctgagagcagagctccacgtggggcttgatcccaggaccctgagatcatgacctgaatccaagtcagagccacccaggcgccccactctctGATTTTGCTACATAGTCTTCCCATGTTGGGATCACAGGGGTGACATGTGAGAGGCTGATcttagctttgtgaaaaatgggCACATGCCTACTTTTGATCAGTTTGTGGTAAAACGGAGATAATCtatgtaaaaacattttagaaagagtAAAGAATTACACACACAGGTGGCACTGTTGCTTCTAAATGGcaagtcttttttattatagGTCACTGCTAATAGATAACGCATGCGCGGTAAATGCAGACAGAAGCCAGACCCCAAACACGAACCAGGGGTCAACGGTACAAGACACACTTCCTCTCCCTTCGGTGGGAGAGATGCTCATGCCGGCAGGAAAGCTCGATAATGTTATTGTTTTCTGCCCTCATTAGGCAGTTCTATCATCTGACAACTTCTATTTATAATTCTAGGAGAGAGAAAAGTAATTTGAGGAGAACACAGAATTTATTTAGGGAGTGATAAAAACAGATAGAAAACTACTTACAGTGAGGATCGATACTGTATTTGACTTTCTTAAAAACAATCTTACCCTACAGCAAAGATACGAGGTTATACTGCTCAGCCTAATAAAATATTACAGCTTAAGAACAATCTTCCCAAGAAACTGCATCCTTAGTAGCAGAAGAGGGCTGAGGAAGGGACCCTGTGTCCCGCTCAGACGGGACAGCTGGAAGGTGGCTGTGCACGCACGTGACAGAAGGACCGAGCACACGGCAACAGCCCGGACGCCGCAGCGTCGCTGAAGACGCCTCGGCTCCCGCCCTACTGCTCTAGGATGGCCTTCTCGACTCTCTTACGGCTCTTCAGCTCCACCGCCAGCTCCCAGTACTTGAGATACAGCCACATGAGTCTCCCATTCTGGCGCCTGTTGGTATTCCAGACGTCACCACAGTACGTGTCGTGCTTAAATATGTCCGTCAGGCCAGCCGCCATCTGCAGGTCAGTGGCAATGGGGTCCGTGGCTGCTCGGACCAGTAAGCTCTTCTCGAGCTCTAGCCGCCTGCCacgggggagaagcaggctgcagTAGATGTTCTGTCTTTCCGTGAGGGCATCTTCAAACTCTTTCAGCACAAGCCTGGCCCTCCTTTGCCAGTCGTCTTCCTTTTCCAGGAAGCTCAGATATGCACTTCTCAAGGGCTGCAACTGTCTCTTTTCTTGCATGACCTGAGCCCGCTCCTGTTCCAgaagtttcttttcttcaacCAACTTGCGCCCCTGAGAGATAAGGGCTTCTCGGTAACTAGTcgttctgttttgttccttttcaagtTCCAAAGACAAGTGAGCCACGGCACGCCGGTTTTCAGAGATCACGGCGTGGTACTTGGCCTCGAGGTCCCGCTGGAAAGCAGCTGTTCTCTGACGgtatgcttctctctctttttctatttctttctgggaCTCCCTGGACCAAATCCAACCTGACGTGAATAAATTGGGGGAGAAAAACACACTTAATGAGAAGTCAGAGctgaagttttattttgaagaagtATAAAGCGGCTAAGGACAGCATTTCAGTAAAATCTTAAGCCCTGAAAGGTATGGATAACATTTTGtatgaaaccatataataatcaAAATTCTTATCTTAAAATCAGATAAGGGTTCCCAAAGGACAAGTGTGACAAGGTTGCTGACTGTTCCCCTTCCAGCCTCCTCACCTTCTATGGCTGGAAAAAATCTACCACTGCTTTCTTTGGCTCTCAAACTCACCACCAATGCCTACACTGGCCACAGTGCCCCCACGTCCTACCAGCAAGGTTTAAAAGTCAATGCCGTTATGCTTCCTGTGTTGCTGCAGGTGACTACAGAACCGGGTGGCTGCAAAGTGCATTCAGACTTGCCTGGTCATCTCGCTTCTATCCTGACAAGGGTACATAAAAATAAGGGGGCGTAAGACGTTCAACCTCAAGACATGGCCTGGCTCCTTTTCCCAAACCAGGGAAACGTGGCTCTCACAAACACGGGACGGACTGAGGAGctgctgggcctctgtcctctgCTGCTTGCAGAAATCCAGTGCCAGGGAGGCCCCTTTTCCCTCCCCAGCACTCGAGATGGGGTCCTTGCCATTCAGGTCTTCCTCCCCCGCGTCCCTTGGGAACCGTCCTCTGAGGCCGGATCTGCAAGTGCCCGGAAGTCATGTCTACCTGAAGTGCTGGTACCAGCCCAAGTCTATACGCACACCATCAAACGCATTCCTTCAACTAAAAACAGCGTCAAGTCCTACTGGTAACGGAAGCTCGGAAGCCCACCTCATCTTCATCTCCTCCTGTCTCTAAAGTTCCACAGGCAGGGACCGACCACCAGAGCAGCAGTTACAGCAGCATTTGATAAGCACTGAGAGGTCTGTGAGAAGGGGAGGAAAGCAGGACTGTTTCAGTTTGGGGTGCAGTCGGGGAGGGTTCACAAAAGAGGTGAATGGGAACCAGTCTGGAAAAGCGAGGAGCAGCTGCTGGGAAAGGCCGCTCGAGGCAGAATGGACAGGGACAGGAGCAGGCACCACATGTCCCGAGGAGGCGGCTTCCAGAGTCGCTGCAGGGCTTCTACGCGGGAGCAGCGGGAGCATGCCCTGGAAGTCAGCAGTCCTCAGAGACCCTGGTAACAAGTGGAAGatcagaggtggggg
This region of Ursus arctos isolate Adak ecotype North America unplaced genomic scaffold, UrsArc2.0 scaffold_15, whole genome shotgun sequence genomic DNA includes:
- the CCDC127 gene encoding coiled-coil domain-containing protein 127 — encoded protein: MNNLNDPPNWNIRPNSRADGGDGSRWNYALLVPMLGLAAFRWIWSRESQKEIEKEREAYRQRTAAFQRDLEAKYHAVISENRRAVAHLSLELEKEQNRTTSYREALISQGRKLVEEKKLLEQERAQVMQEKRQLQPLRSAYLSFLEKEDDWQRRARLVLKEFEDALTERQNIYCSLLLPRGRRLELEKSLLVRAATDPIATDLQMAAGLTDIFKHDTYCGDVWNTNRRQNGRLMWLYLKYWELAVELKSRKRVEKAILEQ